In Duganella zoogloeoides, a single genomic region encodes these proteins:
- a CDS encoding LysR family transcriptional regulator, protein MNIRHLSFRLLQIYVQVVRSGSISAAARAMHLTQPTVSLQMKRLAEAVGAPLFEQREGRFERTAVGEELFCAACDVLGRFDDFNGYLERARGGASGHINVAVVTTAKYVLPRIMGAFYRQFPEIGITLSVGNRAQIVSRFERQEDELYVFSHPPSGPQVQAARILRNPLQMIAPLDHWAAGGPPVTMAQLRGERFLVREPGSATRMMFESWLSAQGMDLGNTMQVESNEAIRLSVASGLGVSVISEHTLQEGRERLAVLPVAGFPLESNWYLVARKDRRLSAPAHSLIRFIAGHLHECVEPDWVAPGIAGLDAQFMPAARA, encoded by the coding sequence ATGAACATCCGCCACCTGAGTTTTCGCCTGCTGCAAATCTACGTTCAAGTGGTGCGCAGCGGCAGCATTTCCGCCGCTGCCCGCGCCATGCACCTGACCCAGCCCACGGTCTCGCTGCAAATGAAACGGCTGGCGGAGGCGGTCGGCGCGCCGCTGTTCGAGCAGCGCGAAGGGCGCTTCGAGCGCACTGCCGTGGGCGAAGAACTGTTTTGCGCCGCCTGCGACGTGCTGGGCCGCTTCGACGATTTCAACGGCTACCTGGAGCGCGCGCGCGGCGGCGCGTCCGGCCACATTAACGTGGCCGTGGTCACCACGGCGAAATACGTTTTGCCGCGCATCATGGGCGCCTTTTACCGGCAGTTTCCCGAGATCGGCATCACGCTCAGCGTGGGCAACCGGGCCCAGATTGTCAGCCGCTTCGAGCGCCAGGAGGATGAACTCTATGTGTTCAGCCATCCGCCGAGCGGCCCGCAGGTGCAGGCCGCGCGCATCCTGCGCAATCCCTTGCAGATGATTGCGCCGCTCGATCACTGGGCCGCTGGCGGGCCGCCGGTGACGATGGCGCAGTTGCGCGGCGAGCGTTTCCTCGTGCGTGAGCCGGGGTCGGCCACGCGGATGATGTTCGAGTCGTGGCTCAGCGCCCAGGGCATGGATCTCGGCAACACCATGCAGGTCGAGAGCAACGAGGCGATTCGCCTGAGCGTGGCGTCGGGGTTGGGGGTGTCGGTGATTTCCGAGCACACCTTGCAGGAGGGCCGCGAACGGCTGGCGGTGCTGCCGGTGGCCGGCTTTCCGCTCGAGAGCAACTGGTACCTGGTGGCGCGCAAGGACCGCCGCCTGTCGGCGCCGGCGCACAGCCTGATCCGGTTTATCGCCGGCCACCTGCACGAGTGCGTGGAACCCGACTGGGTGGCGCCCGGCATTGCCGGGCTGGACGCGCAGTTCATGCCGGCTGCGCGTGCCTGA